The following proteins are encoded in a genomic region of Capra hircus breed San Clemente chromosome 16, ASM170441v1, whole genome shotgun sequence:
- the PGD gene encoding 6-phosphogluconate dehydrogenase, decarboxylating, translating into MAQADIALIGLAVMGQNLILNMNDHGFVVCAFNRTVSKVDDFLANEAKGTKVLGAHSLEEMVSKLKKPRRIILLVKAGQAVDNFIEKLVPLLDIGDIIIDGGNSEYRDTMRRCRDLKDKGILFVGSGVSGGEDGARYGPSLMPGGNKEAWPHIKAIFQGIAAKVGTGEPCCDWVGDEGAGHFVKMVHNGIEYGDMQLICEAYHLMKDVLGLGHEEMAKAFEEWNKTELDSFLIEITASILKFQDADGKHLLPKIRDSAGQKGTGKWTAISALEYGVPVTLIGEAVFARCLSSLKDERIQASKKLKGPHNIPFEGDKKSFLEDIRKALYASKIISYAQGFMLLRQAATEFGWTLNYGGIALMWRGGCIIRSVFLGKIKDAFDRNPGLQNLLLDDFFKSAVENCQDSWRRAISTGVQAGIPMPCFTTALSFYDGYRHEMLPANLIQAQRDYFGAHTYELLAKPGQFIHTNWTGHGGSVSSSSYNA; encoded by the exons ATGGCCCA AGCTGACATTGCCCTGATTGGACTGGCTGTCATGGGCCAGAACTTAATTTTAAACATGAATGACCATGGCTTTGTG GTCTGTGCTTTTAATAGGACAGTCTCCAAAGTTGATGACTTCTTGGCTAATGAGGCGAAGGGCACCAAGGTGCTTGGCGCTCACTCCTTGGAGGAAATGGTGTCCAAGCTGAAGAAGCCACGGCGGATCATCCTGCTTGTGAAGGCCGGTCAGGCCGTTGATAATTTCATTGAGAAACTG GTACCTTTGCTAGACATTGGTGATATCATCATTGATGGAGGAAATTCTGAATACAGGGATACCATG aGACGGTGCCGAGACCTCAAGGATAAGGGCATCTTGTTCGTGGGGAGCGGAGTTAGTGGTGGAGAGGACGGGGCCCGCTATGGCCCGTCGCTTATGCCGGGAgggaacaaggaggcctg GCCCCACATCAAGGCCATCTTTCAAGGCATCGCCGCCAAAGTGGGGACAGGAGAACCCTGCTGTGACTGG GTGGGGGACGAGGGTGCAGGACACTTTGTGAAGATGGTGCACAACGGCATAGAGTACGGGGACATGCAGCTCATCTGTGAGGCCTACCACCTGATGAAGGACGTCCTGGGCCTGGGGCACGAGGAGATGGCCAAG GCCTTTGAGGAATGGAATAAGACAGAGCTGGACTCATTCCTGATTGAAATCACAGCCAGTATTCTCAAGTTCCAAGATGCTGATGGCAAACACCTGCTGCCAAAGATCCGGGACAGCGCAGGGCAGAAGGGCACCGGGAAGTGGACCGCCATCTCCGCCCTGGAGTACGGCGTGCCCGTCACCCTCATCG GAGAAGCCGTCTTTGCGAGATGCTTATCATCTCTGAAGGACGAGAGGATCCAAGCCAGCAAAAAGCTGAAGGGGCCTCACAATATCCCATTTGAAGGAGATAAGAAATCATTCCTGGAGGACATTCGAAAG GCCCTCTATGCTTCCAAGATCATCTCTTACGCTCAGGGCTTCATGCTGTTAAGACAGGCAGCCACTGAATTTGGCTGGACCCTCAACTATGGCGGCATCGCCCTGATGTGGAGGGGCGGCTGCATCATCAGGAG TGTATTCCTGGGAAAGATAAAAGACGCATTTGATCGAAACCCAGGACTTCAGAATCTATTGCTGGATGACTTCTTTAAGTCAGCTGTGGAAAACTGCCAG GACTCCTGGCGGCGGGCCATCAGTACTGGTGTCCAGGCAGGCATTCCCATGCCCTGCTTCACCACTGCTCTCTCTTTCTACGATGGGTACAGACACGAGATGCTGCCGGCCAACCTCATCCAG GCTCAGCGCGACTACTTTGGGGCGCACACCTACGAACTCTTGGCCAAGCCGGGCCAGTTCATCCATACCAACTGGACGGGCCACGGGGGCAGCGTGTCCTCGTCATCGTACAACGCCTGA